Proteins found in one uncultured Methanobrevibacter sp. genomic segment:
- a CDS encoding DUF4013 domain-containing protein — protein sequence MDLRDIIRDAIRYPIVDNRKFLIFCALIVIMSLSSILPSYGVNNDTLNLVLTLITLIVSFVVLGYLIEVLKGGTEGEATLPDLDYVKHFILGIKAMILEIIYFLIPLVITIVVASASGLFSSLTTMVNAGVKAMEKGAENATAIMAAIPKDSIATFNNALTVTLVIGIVLFVIFSLLSFTAIVRYAKTGSGTEGLRFREIIKDMRKVGILNIIVSLIVIYIIAVLLALVIVVIGLIPYIGVFIGIFVGVPFILLFMYRAVGLAYADA from the coding sequence ATGGATTTGCGTGATATTATAAGGGATGCTATAAGATATCCCATTGTTGACAATCGAAAATTTTTAATATTCTGTGCTTTAATTGTTATAATGAGCTTATCATCAATTCTGCCGTCATATGGTGTTAATAATGATACTTTAAACCTCGTTTTAACTCTTATAACTTTAATTGTTTCATTTGTAGTTTTAGGATACTTGATTGAAGTCCTTAAAGGCGGAACCGAGGGTGAGGCCACACTTCCCGATTTGGATTATGTGAAACATTTCATCCTGGGTATCAAGGCGATGATTCTGGAGATAATCTATTTCCTCATACCTCTTGTAATTACAATAGTCGTCGCTTCCGCAAGCGGACTGTTTTCCTCACTCACCACCATGGTAAATGCAGGCGTTAAGGCCATGGAAAAGGGTGCGGAAAATGCCACTGCGATAATGGCCGCAATTCCTAAAGACTCAATTGCCACATTCAACAATGCCCTGACCGTTACCTTGGTCATTGGAATTGTCCTCTTTGTAATATTTTCACTGCTTTCATTTACAGCAATCGTGAGATATGCAAAAACCGGAAGCGGAACTGAAGGTCTGAGATTCAGGGAAATAATCAAGGACATGCGAAAAGTGGGAATCCTGAATATTATAGTTTCACTGATTGTAATTTATATAATTGCAGTGCTTTTGGCACTTGTCATCGTAGTTATCGGACTCATACCTTATATAGGAGTTTTCATAGGCATCTTTGTTGGAGTGCCGTTCATACTCCTGTTCATGTACAGGGCTGTCGGTTTAGCCTATGCTGATGCATAG
- a CDS encoding glycosyltransferase family 2 protein, translating into MVKVSVVIPVYNVENYLEECLDSIINQTLKDIEIICINDGSTDASIDILEKYAKADSRIQIFNQNNSGLSAARNRGIELSKGEFVYFIDSDGYLDLNALKELYDLSVKYDPDFIIFKLINFDDGTDEFYESDYYEMDCLKDYKNKLFNYRDVGDKIADVAVTAQGKFFKKEVISDIRFS; encoded by the coding sequence ATGGTTAAGGTCTCAGTTGTAATTCCAGTTTATAATGTTGAAAACTATCTTGAAGAATGTCTGGACAGCATTATTAATCAAACATTGAAGGATATTGAGATTATTTGTATTAATGATGGTTCAACAGATGCTTCAATTGATATACTGGAAAAATATGCAAAAGCGGATTCAAGAATACAAATTTTTAATCAGAATAACTCCGGTCTTTCAGCAGCAAGAAATCGGGGTATAGAACTATCTAAAGGGGAATTTGTTTATTTTATTGATTCCGATGGTTATCTGGATTTAAATGCATTAAAAGAATTGTATGATCTTTCTGTTAAATATGATCCGGATTTTATCATTTTCAAATTAATAAATTTTGATGATGGTACTGATGAATTTTATGAATCAGATTATTATGAAATGGATTGTTTGAAAGATTATAAAAATAAGTTATTTAATTATAGGGATGTTGGGGACAAGATTGCTGATGTTGCAGTAACTGCTCAGGGCAAATTCTTTAAAAAAGAAGTTATTTCAGATATCAGATTTTCCTGA
- a CDS encoding glycosyltransferase family 2 protein, whose translation MVKISVIMPVFNDEDYLKESIESVDAQTFKDLELICVNDGSTDSSLDILNEFSLKHDFIKVYSQENNGSGSARNNGLNHATGEYIAFLDSDDLYVDKHALEIMYDVAVKNNADMVSANLVNINPQREITNKNPNCENKYICFDEYCNIRPDEYGIPWSFYKNLFKRDVIEENNIRFPDLLRGQDPVFFAEFLSKIDVIYGVPVVLYGYMAPEPGKNRINTTIKKRHYMIHYKKTFEILESNGLNSILDAYKLNLINRLDNFNSNNDVEAYTIFTEIFGRKPDILKEYKKDLEFFYISNVFHTLLINDDETYFNSVKKELDDCELWNNNRFSNEELRKIILLYACNSYDDFKGEYLEIEFHAMDKKVKRLYGENKELERKVEDLKKIDYDIHDSNSIKLINLLKFG comes from the coding sequence ATGGTGAAAATTTCAGTGATAATGCCGGTTTTTAATGATGAAGATTATTTAAAGGAATCAATTGAAAGTGTTGATGCACAAACCTTTAAAGATTTGGAATTGATCTGTGTTAATGACGGTTCAACCGATTCCTCTCTAGATATCTTAAATGAATTTTCATTAAAACATGATTTCATTAAGGTTTACTCTCAAGAAAATAATGGGTCTGGAAGTGCTAGAAATAATGGATTAAATCATGCAACAGGAGAATACATTGCATTTTTAGATTCTGATGATTTATATGTTGATAAACATGCATTGGAAATAATGTATGATGTGGCTGTGAAAAATAATGCGGATATGGTTAGCGCCAATCTGGTTAATATTAATCCTCAACGTGAAATAACAAATAAAAATCCTAATTGTGAAAACAAATACATTTGTTTTGATGAGTACTGTAATATTCGTCCTGATGAATATGGAATTCCATGGTCATTTTATAAAAACTTATTTAAACGGGATGTCATTGAAGAGAATAATATAAGATTTCCCGATTTATTAAGAGGTCAGGATCCGGTTTTTTTTGCTGAATTTTTATCAAAAATTGATGTTATTTATGGGGTTCCCGTTGTGTTGTATGGTTATATGGCTCCGGAACCTGGTAAAAATCGGATTAATACGACCATTAAAAAACGACATTATATGATTCATTATAAGAAAACTTTTGAAATTTTAGAATCCAACGGATTAAATTCCATTCTTGACGCTTATAAGTTGAATCTGATTAACCGTCTGGATAATTTTAATTCAAATAATGATGTTGAGGCCTATACCATTTTCACTGAAATTTTTGGCAGGAAACCTGATATTTTAAAGGAATATAAAAAGGATTTGGAGTTTTTTTATATTTCAAACGTTTTTCATACTTTATTAATAAACGATGATGAAACTTATTTTAATTCCGTAAAAAAAGAGTTGGACGACTGTGAGTTATGGAATAATAACAGATTTTCTAATGAGGAATTGAGAAAAATTATTTTACTTTATGCATGTAATTCCTATGATGACTTTAAAGGGGAATATTTGGAAATTGAATTTCATGCGATGGATAAGAAGGTAAAAAGATTGTATGGGGAAAATAAAGAACTTGAACGAAAGGTCGAGGATTTAAAAAAGATCGATTATGATATTCATGATTCAAATAGTATTAAACTCATTAATCTGTTAAAATTTGGATAA